In Primulina huaijiensis isolate GDHJ02 chromosome 4, ASM1229523v2, whole genome shotgun sequence, the DNA window AATAACCTGAAGAAATGGGCGAAGCACTGGATCCCCTAGTTtctgaaggaaaaaaaagagtTTGGAAGAACAAATAACCGATCAAGGAAATGCGGCTATGAGCAAGAGCGAAAAAATTGGTTAATAGCTACCTGCATGCTCTGAAAATTGACAAATAAAAGTTCGTTTATGAAATTAGGTGAGACATTGGACTGCTTTTTGGCTGACATGGCTCTTTGAAACAACCAGGATGAGCTTAAATTAGGCTGCATATATGCTAAATTTAATCAACACAAGAGTGGTATCTATACTGTAGGATTGTAGGAAGAAACAAAACCTGACCATGTAAGGGTTCAGCAGAGATAAACTCCGGGCGTCCAGAAAATCGTTGCTAACTGCTTCATATATGCCTTAAATCTCATGAGAGGAAAATTGTTACTACAACTGCAAACATTTGTTTCCTTCATTGAAAGTTTTATTTATCAAGATATATATAGGAatacaaattcaaattttgacaaataaaaatgatataagCCGAGAGTTTTCTGCATGTATCGTAAAACATTTTATACCATCTGTTAATCTTCCAAGATGTCTGGTCAAGCTCCCAAAACCACCAAAAGACACTGGAGATTGTACACCACTAGCATCCCCAAACTGCAGATAATATCATACACATAGTGGCATTCATTGAACATGAATAGAGCGGAATATATTGAGGCTTTGAAAAGACGCAAGGTACAACACCTGTAAAACACGATCAAAAGCTGCTGGTAATGGACTGCAGTAGAGTCAGTCCAGAGccatttacataaaaaataaaaaataaaacgaaaGTCAGAGCAAGTAAGCTAAATCTCCAATGGTGTATAAGTTAAACATCAGATCTGCAATAGGTCAGTTGAGATACCAGAGCTACTACAGATGCAAGTACATTACTTTAGTTTATGGACATCAACAACGTTTACCTGTCGCGGTATGTAGGAAAAATGCCATATATAACTCTCAAAACCTCCAGATCCTCGAGAGACACACCCTGTAAGTTTTGTATAATATAATTGTAAACCATAAAGTGATATTTATTTTGGTCAGAGGACCTGATCGTCCCCAGCCTAGAATGCTACCTGATACTTGGGCATCAATTCCCAATAATCTTCAAGTAACTCTTCCAACTTGGGGCACCCTGGTTCGGGAAAAAGGTATGTGAACATGTATGTTGTTCGCTCAAGTGGACCCGATCCAGCTGGAAATGCCTGAAAAAGAATCCAACCAAATCATCACAAGAAACTAAACTGTTGGTGCAGTAAACGAGGAGCAATGGGACATGTAACACCTCCCAGAAGTAATGTACTTCTGACTGGCCAACCGTTTTCACTGAAGCACTACTAAATATCACATCACTTGTATAATTCTCTTTAAAACCACGACAACAAGAGCCGACAACAAGGCACACACCATCTGGTTGCCTTCCATTCCTTATCTGTCAAAGCTTAAAAGCACGAGAAGCAGTTGTCGTAAAACTTTTTTGAGGACAAATTATCcataagaaataattttgtaaTTGAAAGTAAGAATTAAGCAATGATGTCCATAGTTTTAAGTTGAATACTCAACTTGCTTGACAACTGGAGAAAAGTTTCCCATAGCATCAATAATGAGGCGTGATGTCAAAATCTTTCCATCTGATAGTTTCAATACCTAACAAGGAAAGAAGAGAAATAATTCAAATGAAAGAACCCTGAAGCATTGCAATGGCTTATTTTCATTATCATTAGTCTTTACACTGTTCATTCAACAAAGGTcatatttctttcttgaaaCATATTATAAAATCTGATGTCTTAATATATCTGCACAGGTAAAGAGATTAATATTTACCCTGAGCCTTAGGAGTAACACATATTTTAGCAATTCTTAATTTCACATCCCAAGTTTTAGCCTCTAAATTTTCGACTAGTTGGTTATCGTGTAGATGTAATACCCATGACCCATCCCAAATCAGATTATAAGAGCAGTGCACATCGATTTATATAAAGATACaatatgttttttaacaacttCGCTAAGCCAAAAATAGACACAAAATAGTTACAGACGAAGCCAATTATGTATATGATCCCGCTTGTGCAGACTCATTTAATTAGGGCACGACAGTGGCATTCATTCATCTCAACAAATTGTACTGTATATGTTTAAGCTCAAAAACCTAATCACATTTAGGTTGTTTATGACTTGTCGTGGTAGGTATTCTTACAGCTGCATCCTCATGAACGAATATGTTTGACACACCACACCCCTCAAAGATGGCACCACCAAGGAAGGTGAAACGCTTTCTCATGATTTCTATAAGCCTGGCTGGCCTGCAATGAGCAGAACAGAGGGAAACAAACAGAGAAATTAGATATTTACtcaaaaaaattcatttcaCAATAGTCACAAAGAGCATGAAAAGCACAATGTGAAAAAAAGGCTGAGATAACCATGGGTTAAAACAAATTTCTAGGGTTCACATATTGTATGAAAACAATCTCATGCGACAGTTGTGGTGCTTCCGAAGGTAATAACCACTCATATACCAAATATTATAGAACCACCACATAGAATAGGAACACAATAAAACACTTACGAAACACCAAGATTAAGGATGTCATTAACCCAAATCTCACCCTTCCCTTCAAATCCACATCTGTTCTGCATGAACGTTCAAATAAATAGTTAAGAAACATTATTTTGGTGTATGAATTCAGTCCAAATACAAAACATCTCAACACCAGTTTTCAACTCTGAAACCTCTCGCTAACATTTGTGACCATACAGGATTGAAACTGGCAGCGGTAACATGATCAATGTCATCTTCTGTTAGAATGCCAACTTCAACGA includes these proteins:
- the LOC140975277 gene encoding uncharacterized protein isoform X2 — encoded protein: MADKCTDMFDIIVCGGTLGIFVATALSSRGLQVGIVEKAALQGREQEWNISRKELLELVEVGILTEDDIDHVTAASFNPVWSQICGFEGKGEIWVNDILNLGVSPARLIEIMRKRFTFLGGAIFEGCGVSNIFVHEDAAVLKLSDGKILTSRLIIDAMGNFSPVVKQIRNGRQPDGVCLVVGSCCRGFKENYTSDVIFSSASVKTVGQSEVHYFWEAFPAGSGPLERTTYMFTYLFPEPGCPKLEELLEDYWELMPKYQGVSLEDLEVLRVIYGIFPTYRDSPLPAAFDRVLQFGDASGVQSPVSFGGFGSLTRHLGRLTDGIYEAVSNDFLDARSLSLLNPYMPNLSSSWLFQRAMSAKKQSNVSPNFINELLFVNFQSMQKLGDPVLRPFLQDVIQFGPLVKTLGLVMFTRPLIIPSIFKKVGILVLFDWSGHFVMLGLYTFLSSFIDPLLRHLLDSFPVKTKYEWKQRLEAWKYGSGLDYKWSDSSEHDRPR
- the LOC140975277 gene encoding uncharacterized protein isoform X1 gives rise to the protein MEMNRYGVSFFRQSSFAARPQLLPTKKLISLQVQASTPSRTQRIMESIPVNGEVGGAGGAYSYNALKRMDNLWSSICSASPVVQEPQQVVTNAPTLFRDSEMADKCTDMFDIIVCGGTLGIFVATALSSRGLQVGIVEKAALQGREQEWNISRKELLELVEVGILTEDDIDHVTAASFNPNRCGFEGKGEIWVNDILNLGVSPARLIEIMRKRFTFLGGAIFEGCGVSNIFVHEDAAVLKLSDGKILTSRLIIDAMGNFSPVVKQIRNGRQPDGVCLVVGSCCRGFKENYTSDVIFSSASVKTVGQSEVHYFWEAFPAGSGPLERTTYMFTYLFPEPGCPKLEELLEDYWELMPKYQGVSLEDLEVLRVIYGIFPTYRDSPLPAAFDRVLQFGDASGVQSPVSFGGFGSLTRHLGRLTDGIYEAVSNDFLDARSLSLLNPYMPNLSSSWLFQRAMSAKKQSNVSPNFINELLFVNFQSMQKLGDPVLRPFLQDVIQFGPLVKTLGLVMFTRPLIIPSIFKKVGILVLFDWSGHFVMLGLYTFLSSFIDPLLRHLLDSFPVKTKYEWKQRLEAWKYGSGLDYKWSDSSEHDRPR